A DNA window from Syngnathus typhle isolate RoL2023-S1 ecotype Sweden linkage group LG2, RoL_Styp_1.0, whole genome shotgun sequence contains the following coding sequences:
- the mpp4b gene encoding MAGUK p55 subfamily member 4 encodes MRQAVEAQVLSSHCELGEQGLRQILTDVVEEVRRTVNQDIDGAEILQSLLNASWLQSLLKVYECLQRYVRDSPAPVLDDACGLSFQLLIDIKALPGCSEEAKELDRLLRQPHLQALLSAHDTVAQKNYEPVLPPMSADVPEEEEATRIVCLVKNKQSLGATIKRNEITGEIFVARVIYGGLADRSGLLHAGDRIVEVNGFPVDGLEPEQVIQVVQARAQGTIMFKVVPITDRPIHNHTMLYVRAMADYNPQQDPSIPCTDAGVTFRKGDVLEIVDQTDALWWQAKKLPSNETCAGLIPSSELLKRKQRDLQPYQPHTCIHIQEDLMAIDEKCVEADEEAFESDELRVERDDFSSGVAGVYLAGFRQSLRRCRRRFHSSAQMFCPNKCCYNCSGALNCAYEEVVRYQRDSTDVHRLVALLGPSGVGVNELRRRLIEMNPHTFQGAVPHTTRAPKGYEESGREYHFTSREVFDKMVHKSRFLEYGEYKGHLYGTSREAVRDVLNNGKICVIDIEANAIQAVRTHDLRAYIIYVKPPPLEQLRETRKDSYITTDYYVNRSFKDEDFQEMEEAARKLETHYSQFFDCVIVNNDLQESCVQLLAAVRKAQDEPQWVPTDWIRPTADS; translated from the exons ATGAGGCAGGCGGTGGAGGCTCAGGTATTAAGCTCCCACTGTGAACTGGGAGAACAAG GACTTCGGCAGATCCTGACAGATGTAGTAGAGGAAGTGAGGCGGACGGTGAATCAGGACATCGATGGAGCAGAGATTCTCCAAAGTCTACTCAACGCCTCCTGGTTGCAGTCGCTGCTCAAG GTGTACGAGTGTCTTCAAAGATACGTGCGAGACTCCCCGGCGCCAGTTCTGGACGATGCTTGTGGGCTCTCATTTCag ttgcTGATTGACATCAAGGCGTTGCCGGGCTGCTCCGAGGAAGCTAAAGAGCTTGACCGACTCCTACGGCAGCCTCACCTGCAG GCTCTACTTTCTGCGCACGACACGGTGGCCCAAAAGAACTACGAGCCCGTGTTGCCGCCGATGTCTGCTGATGTtccagaggaagaggaggccacCAGGATCGTGTGCCTGGTCAAGAACAAGCAGTCGCTG GGAGCAACGATAAAAAGAAACGAAATCACGGGGGAGATTTTTGTGGCTCGGGTGATTTACGGAGGCCTGGCTGATCGCAGTG gtCTGCTCCACGCGGGGGACCGCATCGTGGAGGTGAATGGATTCCCGGTGGACGGCTTGGAGCCAGAACAAGTCATTCAAGTTGTG CAGGCTAGAGCACAGGGAACCATCATGTTCAAAGTGGTCCCCATCACTGACAGGCCAATTCACAACCACACCATG CTTTACGTGCGCGCCATGGCGGACTACAACCCACAACAAGATCCCAGCATCCCCTGCACGGATGCCGGCGTGACCTTCAGGAAAGGAGATGTTCTGGAGATTGTAGACCAGACGGACGCTCTGTGGTGGCAGGCCAAGAAACTGCCCAGCAACGAGACTTGCGCGGGCCTCATCCCCTCCAGCGAGCTCCTCAAACG GAAGCAGAGGGACTTGCAGCCTTATCAGCCGCACACCTGTATACACATAC AGGAGGACCTCATGGCCATCGATGAGAAATGCGTCGAAGCAG ATGAGGAGGCTTTTGAATCTG ACGAGTTACGAGTCG AGCGGGATGATTTCAGCAGCGGCGTCGCCGGAGTATACCTCG ctGGTTTCAGGCAGAGCTTGCGTCGATGCCGCAGACGCTTTCACAGCAGCGCCCAAATGTTCTGCCCCAACAAGTGTTGCTATAACTGCAGCGGTGCCCTCAACTGTGCCTACGAGGAGGTCGTGCGCTACCAACGCGACTCCACTGATGTACATCGCCTCGTTGCCCTGTTAG GCCCATCCGGCGTGGGCGTGAATGAACTTCGCAGACGCTTGATTGAAATGAATCCTCACACGTTCCAAGGAGCGGTACCTC ACACCACAAGAGCACCCAAAGGTTACGAGGAGTCTGGCAGAGAATATCACTTCACCAGTCGAGAGGTCTTCGACAAGATGGTGCACAAAAGCAG GTTCTTGGAGTACGGTGAGTACAAAGGACATCTGTACGGCACCAGCAGAGAAGCTGTGAGGGATGTTTTAAACAACGGCAAGATTTGCGTCATTGATATCGAAGCAAAC GCCATTCAAGCTGTTAGAACACATGACCTGCGGGCTTACATCATCTACGTGAAGCCGCCACCGCTGGAGCAACTCAGAGAAACGAGGAAGGACTCGTACATAACCACAGACTACTACGTCAACCGGTCCTTCAAA GATGAAGACTTCCAGGAGATGGAGGAGGCTGCCCGCAAGCTCGAGACCCACTACTCGCAGTTTTTTGATTGTGTGATCGTCAACAACGACTTGCAGGAGTCCTGCGTCCAATTGCTGGCCGCCGTGAGGAAAGCGCAGGATGAGCCGCAATGGGTCCCCACCGACTGGATACGACCCACCGCAGACTCGTAG